From a single Pongo pygmaeus isolate AG05252 chromosome 12, NHGRI_mPonPyg2-v2.0_pri, whole genome shotgun sequence genomic region:
- the TGFA gene encoding protransforming growth factor alpha isoform X3, with translation MRSLLLNQYGLEKLLRADPPVAAAVVSHFNDCPDSHTQFCFHGTCRFLVQEDKPACVCHSGYVGARCEHADLLAVVAASQKKQAITALVVVSIVALAVLIITCVLIHCCQVRKHCEWCRALICRHEKPSTLLKGRTACCHSETVV, from the exons ATGAGGTCTTTGCTTCTGAATCAGTATGGCTTGGAGAAACTATTAAGAG CAGACCCGCCCGTGGCCGCAGCAGTGGTGTCCCATTTTAATGACTGCCCAGATTCCCACACTCAGTTCTGCTTCCATGGAACCTGCAGGTTTTTGGTGCAGGAGGACAAGCCAGCATGTGT ctGCCATTCTGGGTACGTTGGTGCACGCTGTGAGCATGCGGACCTCTTGGCCGTGGTGGCCGCCAGCCAGAAGAAGCAGGCCATCACCGCCTTGGTGGTGGTCTCCATCGTGGCCCTGGCTGTCCTTATCATCACATGTGTGCTGATACA CTGCTGCCAGGTCCGAAAACACTGTGAGTGGTGCCGGGCCCTCATCTGCCGGCACGAGAAGCCCAGCACCCTCCTGAAGGGAAGAACCGCTTGCTGCCACTCAGAAACAG TGGTCTGA
- the TGFA gene encoding protransforming growth factor alpha isoform X4, with amino-acid sequence MGGDFTRLWIPGADPPVAAAVVSHFNDCPDSHTQFCFHGTCRFLVQEDKPACVCHSGYVGARCEHADLLAVVAASQKKQAITALVVVSIVALAVLIITCVLIHCCQVRKHCEWCRALICRHEKPSTLLKGRTACCHSETVV; translated from the exons ATGGGAGGGGACTTCACAAGGCTGTGGATACCAGGAG CAGACCCGCCCGTGGCCGCAGCAGTGGTGTCCCATTTTAATGACTGCCCAGATTCCCACACTCAGTTCTGCTTCCATGGAACCTGCAGGTTTTTGGTGCAGGAGGACAAGCCAGCATGTGT ctGCCATTCTGGGTACGTTGGTGCACGCTGTGAGCATGCGGACCTCTTGGCCGTGGTGGCCGCCAGCCAGAAGAAGCAGGCCATCACCGCCTTGGTGGTGGTCTCCATCGTGGCCCTGGCTGTCCTTATCATCACATGTGTGCTGATACA CTGCTGCCAGGTCCGAAAACACTGTGAGTGGTGCCGGGCCCTCATCTGCCGGCACGAGAAGCCCAGCACCCTCCTGAAGGGAAGAACCGCTTGCTGCCACTCAGAAACAG TGGTCTGA